A window of Dioscorea cayenensis subsp. rotundata cultivar TDr96_F1 unplaced genomic scaffold, TDr96_F1_v2_PseudoChromosome.rev07_lg8_w22 25.fasta BLBR01000173.1, whole genome shotgun sequence contains these coding sequences:
- the LOC120253713 gene encoding LOW QUALITY PROTEIN: putative disease resistance protein At4g10780 (The sequence of the model RefSeq protein was modified relative to this genomic sequence to represent the inferred CDS: deleted 2 bases in 1 codon), whose translation MEIMNTCLGALCTCIQHPTVKEKLRSITSPKDFLDEAERKFQDLKANCVLRDEELVADRPGMQLTDQVQRWHNKVHHQEKENMINQMKDDYNDRGCLLGSCSLNLWANYKISQSSIKLFKEINNLRTEHDAFQEITKTQSPRAVEEILTSTIPVGNIIKLNLKKVCSYLADDTVSMVGIWGMGGVGKTNLLNEINNSLQGGDAYNMEFKYVIYLVVSTEPQFEKLQKEISERLGLQPPYSMKNDIFEFLKNKDFLLLLDDIWKAIDLPKTLGIPLPHHQSQNWEDRGPRYKHKVIFTTREDDVCAQMKADKKIKVECLDREEAWHLFMHHTNEEIISSNVVIKKLAREVMERCAGLPLALKVIGRAMSNKKTPEEWRHMLKLLIKVDIKTVTDIEESLFHNLKVSYNNFVSDTCENVSCVVLNGLKMSVPVYDLIEHWIALGLINYFGNIGEAFDEGYSIIAKLNEVCLLELGFYFNSGDEYVKLHDVIRDMAMWIVSECGKKKNKWIVCGRGDDSRQFSEWEAGNWKETELISFKGINYNKTLQKLLSDQNIDEKGQVSCASTSPRYPNLQSLFLGGYSKSDHMSRQFVINFFPHMPSLTHLNLSGIPITGLSKEIQVLVNLRYINISNTKIQSLPSELKELKELKYFLFRCKYYRGRGVLKVDGLSTLSMLPKLQVLVLYGNTCLEAGDLRLLMERNRIKGISMLVELVEILGLLKHLATWKIRLHNMQNMHTLQFCDLSYKHDEGLMELGITRCGFEELLINGGGVSLKRINLGNIAKLKQITWPAGTLPSEGLLRLTSLYISYCDSLRSLSWVLHLPCLKTLSVKSCSGMEGLIDPAEMQQASSGLPTFPSLQSLSLSLMAKLVSLSTCSLDFPVLSKLTLFECSKLKKLPFKSSIVNNKFQLVEVDKNCWEDLEWEDTTIRSHLASFSNTL comes from the exons GTACATCatcaagagaaagaaaatatgataaatcAAATGAAGGATGATTACAACGATAGAGGTTGCCTTCTTGGAAGTTGCTCTCTCAATTTATGGGCTAACTACAAAATTAGCCAAAGTTCAATCAAGTTGTTCAAAGAGATCAATAACTTGAGGACTGAACATGATGCTTTCcaagaaataacaaaaacacaatCTCCAAGAGCAGTTGAGGAGATCCTCACTTCAACAATTCCTGTGGGAAACATAATAAAGTTAAATCTCAAGAAAGTTTGTAGTTATTTGGCAGATGACACTGTATCAATGGTGGGTATTTGGGGCATGGGAGGAGTCGGAAAGACAAATCTCTTGAATGAAATCAATAACTCATTACAAGGTGGTGATGCTTACAACATGGAGTTCAAGTATGTCATTTATCTGGTAGTTTCAACAGAACCTCAATTTGAGAAACTTCAAAAGGAGATATCTGAAAGGCTGGGATTGCAACCTCCTTACTCTATGAAGAATGatatatttgagtttttgaagAACAAGGACTTTTTGCTACTCTTAGATGATATATGGAAGGCAATAGACCTTCCTAAAACCCTTGGAATTCCACTTCCTCACCATCAAAGCCAAAATTGGGAAGACAGAGGTCCAAGGTACAAGCACAAGGTGATCTTCACAACCAGAGAAGATGATGTGTGTGCTCAGATGAAGGCTGACAAGAAGATCAAAGTTGAATGTTTGGATAGAGAAGAAGCATGGCATCTTTTCATGCATCACACAAATGAAGAGATCATCAGTTCCAATGTTGTTATTAAGAAACTAGCAAGGGAAGTTATGGAGAGGTGCGCAGGCTTACCACTTGCCCTTAAAGTCATTGGTCGAGCCATGTCGAATAAGAAGACACCTGAAGAGTGGCGTCACATGCTGAAGTTGTTAATCAAGGTGGACATCAAGACCGTCACTGATATCGAAGAATCATTGTTCCACAACTTAAAGGTcagttataataattttgttagtgATACCTGCGAGAATGTTTCTTGTGTTGTGCTCAATGGCCTGAAGATGAGCGTA CCAGTCTATGATCTCATAGAGCACTGGATTGCACTTGGATTGATCAATTACTTTGGAAACATTGGGGAAGCCTTTGACGAGGGATATTCTATTATTGCAAAATTAAATGAAGTATGTTTGTTGGAATTGGGATTTTACTTTAACTCTGGTGATGAGTATGTCAAATTACATGATGTGATTCGTGATATGGCGATGTGGATTGTATCCGAGTGtgggaagaaaaagaacaaatggaTTGTTTGTGGAAGAGGTGATGATTCAAGACAATTTTCAGAGTGGGAAGCAGGCAATTGGAAGGAGACAGAACTAATATCTTTCAAAGGTATTAACTATAACAAGACTCTCCAGAAATTATTAAGTGATCAAAATATTGACGAAAAGGGCCAAGTTTCTTGTGCATCAACTTCTCCAAGATATCCTAATCTCCAAAGTTTATTTCTAGGAGGATATTCTAAATCGGATCATATGTCCCGGCagtttgttataaattttttccccCATATGCCATCTCTCACGCACTTGAATCTATCTGGGATACCTATTACAGGTCTTTCAAAAGAAATTCAAGTTCTAGTTAATCTTCGATACATCAACATCAGCAACACAAAAATTCAATCACTTCCATCTGAACTAAAAGAGTTGAAGGAATTAAAATACTTCCTTTTCAGATGTAAATATTATAGAGGCAGAGGTGTTCTTAAGGTTGATGGGTTATCTACATTATCAATGTTACCCAAATTGCAAGTGCTTGTTCTTTATGGAAATACTTGTTTAGAAGCAGGTGACTTGAGGTTATTGATGGAGAGGAATAGGATTAAAGGAATCAGTATGCTAGTGGAATTAGTTGAGATTCTTGGTCTTCTCAAACATTTGGCGACTTGGAAAATAAGGTTGCACAACATGCAGAATATGCATACCCTCCAGTTTTGTGACCTGAGTTACAAACATGATGAGGGTTTGATGGAGTTAGGCATCACTCGATGTGGCTTTGAGGAGTTGTTGATAAATGGCGGTGGGGTCAGTCTAAAGCGTATCAATTTGGGTAACATTGCAAAGCTCAAGCAAATCACTTGGCCAGCAGGAACATTACCTAGTGAAGGCTTACTGAGGTTGACATCTCTTTATATTAGTTATTGTGATTCTCTGAGGAGTCTTTCATGGGTTTTGCATCTCCCATGCCTTAAGACATTGAGTGTAAAAAGTTGTTCAGGAATGGAGGGGTTGATTGACCCTGCAGAGATGCAACAAGCTTCATCAGGCCTTCCTACCTTTCCTAGCCTACAATCTTTGTCGTTATCTTTAATGGCGAAGTTAGTGAGCTTAAGCACATGTTCATTGGATTTTCCTGTTTTGTCTAAACTAACTTTGTTCGAATGTTCAAAGCTGAAGAAACTTCCTTTCAAGTCATCcattgttaataataaattccaaCTTGTGGAAGTGGACAAAAACTGTTGGGAGGATTTGGAATGGGAAGACACAACAATCCGATCTCACCTTGCAAGTTTTTCTAATACATTATGA